The genomic stretch TCGAAATCGTCGAGTATTTTCCGAATCATCGCGTCGCTGTCCGGCCGGAGGACCCGATGCGATGGAGGGGCCGAAGGAAGAGAACGGCGCGCCGCAATGACGAGTTCGGCCGAGGTTCGAGCGATCGTCGGATCGATATAGAGCTGCGTATAGTCGACACGGGTCGCCGCCAGTAGTAGGGCGGACCAAACCCGGTGAGGATCGGTCAGCTCGATGACCATGGCCGTATCGGGCGGCGCGTCCCAGGCATCCCGGATCGTGATAGCGGCGGCGGGGCGGATGGCCGGATCGTATCTGAAATCGATCCGTGTTACGTCGCCCCGACGGTAAGACGTCGATCCAGTTCGCCTTCGCGTCGATGGCGACGATTCGCGCCAACTGATGCGCATCCAGCGCAGCAGGAAGACCGCGTCGTCCGGTGGTGACGACCCATTCACCGAGCGGGAGTTTGACTTCGCCCCGCGGACCAGTGAGTGTTTCGTGTTTTTCGATCGCGCCTGCGCGCACGCTGTTCATCCTGATCGCATCGCTGATGCTCTCGATCCCCCGTGGATCGTCGATGACTGCGAGCGGTGCGGTGTCGCCGACGTGGATGTCCGGACGCGAGCGGAAATTCAGAAGGTCGAGGTCGGCCATCGTCGCGATGGCACGACGCATCAGGCCGGAACGCAGCAATCGCTCGATCTCGCGCGCTTGGTCCGCGTGCCGAGGGATGGCAGGCTCGAAGGCCGGCCGGGCCGACCGATCGGCGATATCAGCGGCGAGATACCTGCAAACGATGCCGGTCTCGCGGCTTTGGTCATGGCCGAGAAATAGCTTCGATCCAGCGCGATCCACCGCAAGAAGCAGTCGAGCCAACCTTTGATCGTCGACCAGCTCGGCATGTGGGACGATGATGGCGCGTCCGGCCTTCATGCGAACGTCCTTTTTGCGGCTTGCGCGCTTGTCGGACTCGCCCATGACCATGTCGAGCGTGCCAACCACCGGGTTGTGTTCCGCGAGCGCATCGGCGATCGCGCCGCAGTCGGAAAGGGACCGGCCCAGGATCAATGGTGGATCGCGCCGCTGACCTTCGGACGCAAATTTGTCGGAGAGTTGCGCAACTACAGCATCGTGATTGGGCCCGGTGACGGCGATCATCTTGTCGCCGGCACGATCGATGATCTCCACCGCCCGGTAGATGAGCCGCGCCATGCGCCGGGTCGTCACATAACGGGGCTTTTGCGCTCCCGTCGTATCGACCAGCGTAATAACGTTTTGGTCGATCAGAATTCGATCCACCTGCGCGAGTCTGTCCTCATCGTTGTCGATGAATCGCGCGCACAGCCGGTGCAGCTCGAGCACCCGGAGGGTCGAACGTCCTCTCAACAGGATCTCGATCAGGTGCGTGGGGCTTCCTTTGATCAGACGGATGTTGGCGTAGCGTTTTTCCAGGCGATGATTGTTCACCCACTGGGTGGTCAACTCGTCGGGAATTTCAATGTCGAGATGCCGCTCGGGCGCCGGCGCGAACGGGTCGACCACGAGTTCTATCCCGCGCTCGAGGAAAAAGCTCTGCTGGGTTTCCCAGGCTAGATCCGGCCAGCCGGTTCCTTCCACAACGTTGGCTTCCGCACCGTGAGTTCGGAAGCGGGCGAACAGGTCCGGAATCTTCAGACCGAAGGTCCCATCGGGATTTATCGAACGGAAGCCGATATCCCCGTGACCGTGACGATTGATCGGTGCCTGGTGGATCGCGATGTGGATCGGAACGGGATGTGAACGAGAGGCAGAAACAAGGATCCTCCGCGCGATCACACTTGCTTCGTGGAGGGATGTTTCGAACTCGGGAGGCAGAGCGATAATGACCGACATCACGACCTGCGGTAGGCGCTCGCGTTTCCACAATGGCGTCCGAACCTTCCGGATCTCGGCCATGTCGAGCGCGAAAGCAAGAGCAGCAGGGTCGGCAAAGGCCTGAGGGGCATGCGCAGGCAGCACCACCTCGACGTGAGCGAGATCACGGCGCAGGTGAGCATAGTCAAAAGGCGGTATGCCGTCGCGCGGGTCCGTCATGATGGTACGGCCCACATAGGCGAACTCTCGCGTCGCACCGTCATTCTCGGTGAGCGGAATCGGCCTAGCTCTCGCGAACGCAATCGCCACCAACGTATCCTTTTCCCAATTTAGTATATTGAGCGTCCCAGAGTTTTTTGAAAATCGCAAGCCGCGATCAATTCGCCTTTGGCGTTTTTCAACATCCATGGTTTCGTATTGTCGTGGATGGAGGACGATCGCATGAAGAAGACCGCCAAACTCGCTCGTGAAATCGAACACGCCCAGGCCAAGATCGCGCTGCTTTGCCAAGAGCAAGCGCGCATCGGTCAGGAGATTTCGCATCTGGTCGCAACGAACAAGGCGAAAATGATGGAGCTCGTGGG from Bradyrhizobium sp. Ash2021 encodes the following:
- a CDS encoding MobA/MobL family protein is translated as MDVEKRQRRIDRGLRFSKNSGTLNILNWEKDTLVAIAFARARPIPLTENDGATREFAYVGRTIMTDPRDGIPPFDYAHLRRDLAHVEVVLPAHAPQAFADPAALAFALDMAEIRKVRTPLWKRERLPQVVMSVIIALPPEFETSLHEASVIARRILVSASRSHPVPIHIAIHQAPINRHGHGDIGFRSINPDGTFGLKIPDLFARFRTHGAEANVVEGTGWPDLAWETQQSFFLERGIELVVDPFAPAPERHLDIEIPDELTTQWVNNHRLEKRYANIRLIKGSPTHLIEILLRGRSTLRVLELHRLCARFIDNDEDRLAQVDRILIDQNVITLVDTTGAQKPRYVTTRRMARLIYRAVEIIDRAGDKMIAVTGPNHDAVVAQLSDKFASEGQRRDPPLILGRSLSDCGAIADALAEHNPVVGTLDMVMGESDKRASRKKDVRMKAGRAIIVPHAELVDDQRLARLLLAVDRAGSKLFLGHDQSRETGIVCRYLAADIADRSARPAFEPAIPRHADQAREIERLLRSGLMRRAIATMADLDLLNFRSRPDIHVGDTAPLAVIDDPRGIESISDAIRMNSVRAGAIEKHETLTGPRGEVKLPLGEWVVTTGRRGLPAALDAHQLARIVAIDAKANWIDVLPSGRRNTDRFQIRSGHPPRRRYHDPGCLGRAARYGHGHRADRSSPGLVRPTTGGDPCRLYAALYRSDDRSNLGRTRHCGAPFSSFGPSIASGPPAGQRRDDSENTRRFRSFSSGCRDPAGAAATPGWLCRGGSSARDEKWPDKVGLWAPPRTCGDG